In the genome of Schistocerca piceifrons isolate TAMUIC-IGC-003096 chromosome X, iqSchPice1.1, whole genome shotgun sequence, one region contains:
- the LOC124723183 gene encoding pro-neuropeptide Y-like gives MSLVRVVVIALVVLAATAPLSEPLPAGADAGQQRPERPPMFTSPEELRNYLTQLSDFYASLGRPRFGKRGSAAAAAFRAASRLPLPPPDAYEQLFQYDE, from the exons ATGTCGTTGGTGCGCGTGGTGGTGATAGCGCTGGTGGTGCTGGCGGCGACGGCCCCGCTGAGCGAGCCGCTGCCCGCGGGCGCCGATGCAGGCCAGCAGCGACCCGAGCGCCCGCCCATGTTCACCTCGCCCGAGGAGCTGCGCAACTACCTCACCCAGCTGAGCGACTTCTACGCGTCTCTCGGCAGGCCCAG GTTCGGCAAGCGcgggtcggcggcggcggcggccttccGAGCGGCCAGCCGGCTGCCGCTTCCTCCGCCGGACGCCTACGAGCAGCTGTTCCAGTACGACGAGTGA